The nucleotide window AATAATCATCTATTTAATGATATCGAAATTAATTCTTGGTATTTAATTATAAATGAATTGGTAGGATAGACATGGTACTCATATGAAAATATTGCACATCGATAAAAACCATCCTCTGCTTTTAAAGCAACTAAATGATTTAGGTTTTACCAATCATGAAGATTACACCTCATCAAAATCAGAAATTGAAGCAAAGATTAAAAACTATGATGGCATTATTATAAGAAGTCGTTTTACCATTGACCAACACTTTTTAAATGCAGCTACAAATCTTAAATTCATAGGTCGTGTTGGTGCTGGTTTAGAAAATATTGATTGTGATTATGCCGAAAAGAAAGGTGTGTACTTAATATCCGCTCCAGAGGGGAACCGAAATGCCGTTGGTGAGCATACCTTAGGACTATTATTATCCCTTTTTAACAAACTAAATAAAGCAGACCGAGAAGTAAGACAAGGCATGTGGTTACGAGAGTCTAACAGAGGCTTAGAGCTCGATGGTAAAACAATTGGCTTAATTGGCTATGGCAACATGGGCAAAGCCTTTGCAAAAAAGCTTAGAGGTTTTGATGTAGAAGTACTTTGTTATGATATTAAACCCAATGTTGGTGATGAGAATGCTGTCCAAATATCGCTTAGCGATCTTCAGGAAAAAGCAGATGTATTAAGCCTACATACACCACAAACTGAATTAACTACAGGTATGGTAAATTCAGAATTTATAAATGCATTTAAAAAACCGTTTTGGCTCATTAATACAGCGCGTGGAAAAAGTGTAATAACAAGTGATTTGGTTAACGCTCTAGAAACTGGTAAAATCCTAGGTGCAGGATTAGATGTTTTAGAATATGAAAAATCGTCTTTTGAAAACCTCTTTACGTCTAGCAAAAT belongs to Winogradskyella sp. J14-2 and includes:
- a CDS encoding 2-hydroxyacid dehydrogenase, with amino-acid sequence MKILHIDKNHPLLLKQLNDLGFTNHEDYTSSKSEIEAKIKNYDGIIIRSRFTIDQHFLNAATNLKFIGRVGAGLENIDCDYAEKKGVYLISAPEGNRNAVGEHTLGLLLSLFNKLNKADREVRQGMWLRESNRGLELDGKTIGLIGYGNMGKAFAKKLRGFDVEVLCYDIKPNVGDENAVQISLSDLQEKADVLSLHTPQTELTTGMVNSEFINAFKKPFWLINTARGKSVITSDLVNALETGKILGAGLDVLEYEKSSFENLFTSSKMPAAFEYLINAENVLLTPHVAGWTVESNIKLAQTIVDKIKAKFC